Proteins from one Physeter macrocephalus isolate SW-GA chromosome 16, ASM283717v5, whole genome shotgun sequence genomic window:
- the ZNF214 gene encoding zinc finger protein 214 isoform X2 yields the protein MKDFFFLESLIFDQMAVTFEDVTINFTWEEWKFLDSSQKKLYREVMWENYTNVMSVGNWKESYRPQEERFRYFEHEHLSCWQGWRNASTQIYDNQNYVEMVQGIDSKDLKQQHLSHCQEWLILFTQVPGFGNYELTFEGKIPRNLKYTKFIPCQSLETKHTEDNGREIYVSDSRGFQGRGYHVGISRKNLSVEREQKLIGQHSYIPGEEALPGYTGEICQNDLLKGSVEEKYCGCNKCKESYYWNSQCVHKRNQLGEKFYPCSISTACFTQRSDLYRHPRIHIGKKLYRCNEVASNFSQSFGVHFHQRVHAGEVPYICNVCSKSFSQISSLRCHQRVHTEEKLYTLQCDKDLRRNSLLHIHQRLHIGEKPFKCDQCGKSFSRSSVLHVHQRVHTGEKPYKCDECGKGFSQSSNLRIHQLVHTGEKSYKCDDCGKSFTQRSNLQIHQRVHTGEKPYKCDDCGKDFSHSSDLRIHQRVHTGEKPYTCHECGKGFSKSSKLHTHQRVHTGEKPYKCEQCGKGFSQRSHLLIHQRVHTGEKPYKCDDCGKGFSHSSNLHIHQRVHTGEKPYQCAKCGKGFSHSSALRIHQRVHTGEKIHKCHEYYKGFDQNSHLHSNRRRKTL from the coding sequence GAAACTGGAAAGAGAGCTACAGACCCCAAGAAGAAAGATTCAGATATTTTGAACATGAACATCTTTCCTGCTGGCAAGGCTGGAGGAATGCCAGCACTCAGATATATGATAATCAAAACTATGTGGAAATGGTTCAAGGTATAGATTCCAAAGACCTAAAGCAGCAACACCTTTCTCACTGTCAAGAATGGTTAATACTCTTCACACAAGTACCAGGGTTTGGGAACTATGAACTGACTTTTGAAGGCAAAATTCCCAGGAACTTAAAATATACGAAGTTTATACCTTGTCAATCCTTAGAAACAAAACACACTGAAGACAATGGTAGAGAAATCTATGTGAGTGATTCACGTGGTTTTCAAGGACGTGGATACCATGTTGGCATATCCAGGAAAAATCTCTCTGTGGAAAGAGAACAGAAGCTCATAGGTCAGCATTCTTACATCCCAGGAGAGGAAGCCCTTCCAGGGTACACTGGGGAGATATGCCAAAATGACCTCCTGAAAGGCTCTGTGGAAGAGAAATACTGTGGatgtaataaatgtaaagaaagttATTATTGGAACTCACAGTGTGTTCACAAGAGAAATCAACTTGGAGAAAAGTTCTATCCATGCTCCATCAGCACAGCATGCTTCACTCAGAGATCAGACCTATACAGACATCCAAGAATCCACATAGGTAAGAAGCTGTACAGATGTAATGAAGTTGCCAGTAACTTTAGTCAGAGCTTCGGTGTTCACTTTCATCAGAGAGTCCACGCAGGGGAGGTACCTTATATATGTAATGTGTGTAGTAAGAGCTTCAGTCAGATCTCCAGTCTTCGTTGTCATCAAAGAGTCCACACAGAAGAGAAACTCTATACACTGCAGTGTGATAAGGACCTCAGGAGAAATTCATTACTTCACATTCACCAGAGACTTCACATAGGAGAGAAGCCTTTTAAGTGTGATCAGTGTGGTAAGAGTTTTAGTCGGAGTTCAGTACTTCATGTTCATCAGAGAGTCCacacaggagaaaaaccatataagtGTGATGAGTGTGGTAAGGGCTTCAGTCAGAGTTCAAATCTTCGAATTCATCAGTTAGTCCACACGGGAGAAAAGTCCTATAAATGTGATGACTGTGGTAAGAGCTTTACCCAGCGCTCAAATCTTCAAATCCACCAGAGGGTGCATACAGGAGAGAAGCCTTACAAATGTGACGACTGTGGGAAGGACTTTAGTCACAGCTCAGATCTTCGCATTCATCAGAGGGTCCATACGGGGGAGAAGCCCTATACTTGTCATGAATGTGGGAAGGGCTTCAGCAAGAGTTCCAAACTTCACACTCACCAAAGAGtacatactggagagaaaccctataaatgtgAACAGTGTGGGAAGGGCTTCAGTCAGCGTTCACATCTTCTCATTCATCAGAGAGTCCATACAGGAGAAAAACCCTATAAATGTGATGATTGTGGAAAGGGCTTTAGTCACAGCTCAAATCTTCACATTCATCAGAGGGtccacacaggagagaagcctTATCAATGTGCTAAGTGTGGTAAGGGTTTCAGCCATAGCTCAGCTCTTCGAATTCATCAAAGAGTCCACACGGGAGAAAAAATTCATAAATGCCATGAGTATTATAAGGGGTTCGATCAGAATTCACATCTTCACAGTAATCGCAGAAGAAAAACCTTATAA